In Diabrotica undecimpunctata isolate CICGRU unplaced genomic scaffold, icDiaUnde3 ctg00000507.1, whole genome shotgun sequence, a single genomic region encodes these proteins:
- the LOC140431268 gene encoding ATP-dependent DNA helicase pif1-like, with translation MRVTLLNDTSAEDFSEQLLTIGNGQVPVDESSGFISFPNNFCNFVSSKDELINNVFPNIISNYKNNEWLSERAILAAKNKYVDDLNYIIQNKIIETMHSFQSIDCVTNEDEATNYPIEFLNSLDVPGLPPHNLRLKVGSVVIMLRNINQPKLCNGTRLVVSKLMNNVIYATIMIGKFKGEEVLIPRIPMIPTDMPFEFKRLQFPIRLAFAMTINKSQGQSLKVCGLNLEHSCFSHGQLYVACSRVGRPSALFVFAPDNKTKNVYHKVLK, from the coding sequence ATGAGAGTTACATTGCTTAATGATACATCTGCTGAAGATTTCTCGGAGCAATTACTGACTATCGGTAATGGTCAAGTACCTGTCGATGAATCGAGCGGATTTATATCATTTCCAAataatttctgtaattttgtCTCATCAAAAGACGAACTTATCAACAATgtatttccaaatattatttctaactacaaaaataatgaatGGTTGAGTGAGCGAGCAATTTTAGCGGCTAAGAATAAATATGTAGATGACCTGAActacataattcaaaataagatCATTGAAACAATGCATTCATTCCAATCTATTGACTGCGTCACAAATGAAGATGAAGCCACCAACTatccaattgaatttttaaactctttgGACGTGCCTGGCTTACCACCGCACAATTTACGCCTAAAGGTTGGCTCCGTAGTAATCATGCTTCGAAACATAAACCAACCAAAACTGTGCAACGGTACGCGTTTGGTGGTTAGTAAATTGATGAACAATGTAATTTACGCTACGATAATGATAGGAAAATTCAAAGGTGAGGAAGTTCTCATTCCGAGGATCCCGATGATCCCAACCGATATGCCGTTTGAATTTAAAAGACTTCAATTTCCGATACGTCTTGCATTTGCCATGACCATCAACAAATCACAAGGCCAATCCTTAAAAGTTTGTGGTTTAAATCTAGAACATTCATGTTTTTCTCATGGTCAATTATACGTGGCATGTTCACGGGTCGGAAGACCATCTGCGTTGTTTGTTTTTGCGcctgataataaaacaaaaaatgtgtatCACAAGGTACTTAAGTGA
- the LOC140431270 gene encoding uncharacterized protein: MYVKIETERLTFIRLNEAKLRSEEYIHLRDAVSTEGNAANIGRLTILPATYIGSPRHMHEYAQDAMTYVRHYGRPDLFITFTCNPKWIEITQLLLPGQTSNDRHDITARIFRQKIRSLMNFTVKQRVFADTRCWMYSIEWQKRGLPHAHILIWLVERIQPDQIDDIICAEIPDHEVDPDLHDVVTTIMIHGPCGAINPQSPCMVDGKCSKRYLRKLTAETVTGNDGYPLYRRRSPDDNGRTVTTKVKRMDFVVDNSWIVPYSPLISKTFKTHCNVEYCNSVKSIKYICKYVTKGSDMAVFGLQSSNANDEISRYQVGRYVNCNEAIWRIFAFPIHERHPTVIHLAVHLENGQRVYFTASNATQRAETPPATTLTSFFAIYQSDQFARTLLYSEMPRYYTWNASSKNFQRRKQGDAVPGYPDVRSTDALGRMYTVHPKNDECFYLRLLLVNVRGPTSFETLRTVNGVIFPTYRAACEELNLLENDTHWDTTIAEAIISASPSEIRTLFAIIISTCFPSNPCNLWHKYKDSMSEDILHQSRVSSRNHHIEMNEEIHNRALLLIEDMCYLMCGNLLIRLGMPAPNREMNDAFNRELDREREYDHQELDLVVQRNVPLLNYQQKEVYDTLMKAIADENGGLYFLDAPGGTGKTFLMSLVLATVRARSNIAVG; this comes from the coding sequence ATGTATGTGAAAATAGAAACGGAACGTTTAACATTTATTAGGTTGAACGAAGCCAAACTGCGTTCTGAGGAGTACATCCATTTACGTGATGCAGTTAGTACTGAAGGAAATGCAGCTAATATTGGTCGATTAACTATTCTGCCGGCGACGTACATTGGTAGCCCACGTCATATGCATGAATATGCACAAGATGCAATGACGTATGTTCGTCATTACGGCCGGCCAGATCTCTTTATTACTTTTACCTGTAATCCCAAATGGATAGAAATTACTCAATTGCTGCTTCCCGGACAAACATCAAATGATAGACACGACATCACAGCACGTATATTCAGGCAAAAAATTCGGTCCCTGATGAACTTTACTGTTAAACAACGCGTCTTTGCAGATACTCGATGCTGGATGTATTCAATCGAATGGCAAAAGCGAGGCCTGCCGCACGCACACATTCTTATTTGGTTAGTGGAAAGAATTCAGCCTGACCAAATAGATGATATCATATGTGCCGAGATTCCTGATCATGAAGTCGATCCAGACCTACATGATGTTGTTACTACTATTATGATTCATGGACCTTGTGGTGCCATCAATCCCCAATCACCTTGCATGGTCGATGGAAAGTGCTCTAAACGATATCTACGGAAATTAACGGCGGAGACTGTCACTGGCAACGATGGGTATCCGCTGTATCGGCGTCGATCACCAGATGACAACGGTCGAACTGTCACAACGAAAGTGAAAAGAATGGATTTCGTTGTCGACAACAGTTGGATTGTTCCATATTCGCCACTTATTTCTAAAACGTTCAAGACACATTGCAACGTTGAATACTGCAATTCAGTTaagtccataaaatatatttgcaaatatgtCACGAAAGGCAGTGATATGGCGGTTTTTGGATTGCAATCCTCAAATGCCAACGATGAAATTTCACGCTATCAAGTTGGTCGTTATGTGAACTGTAATGAAGCGATTTGGCGTATATTCGCATTTCCAATTCACGAACGTCATCCTACTGTTATACATTTGGCGGTGCATCTGGAGAATGGTCAACGAGTATATTTCACGGCTTCGAATGCTACGCAACGTGCTGAAACACCTCCAGCAACTACATTGACCAGTTTTTTTGCAATCTACCAAAGCGATCAGTTTGCACGAACTTTGCTTTACTCGGAGATGCCACGTTATTATACTTGGAATGCTTCATCCAAGAATTTTCAAAGACGGAAGCAAGGTGATGCGGTTCCTGGGTATCCAGATGTGCGTTCTACTGATGCTCTTGGTCGTATGTATACAGTTCATCCAAAGAATGATGAATGTTTCTATTTGCGGTTGTTGCTGGTAAATGTGCGTGGGCCAACTTCATTTGAGACACTACGAACTGTTAATGGTGTAATATTCCCAACATATCGTGCTGCATGTGAAGAATTGAACTTATTAGAAAACGATACCCATTGGGATACGACAATCGCTGAAGCCATTATCTCTGCATCTCCAAGTGAGATACGCACATTATTCGCTAtcataatttcgacatgttttccaTCAAACCCATGTAACCTGTGGCACAAATACAAGGACAGTATGTCAGAAGATATTTTACATCAAAGTCGTGTCAGTTCCAGAAATCACCATATTGAGATGAATGAGGAGATACATAATCGTGCTTTACTCTTGATCGAAGATATGTGTTACCTCATGTGCGGTAATTTATTAATCAGGTTAGGAATGCCAGCGCCAAATCGTGAAATGAATGACGCATTTAATCGAGAATTGGATCGGGAACGTGAATATGATCACCAGGAATTAGATTTAGTAGTTCAAAGGAATGTACCCCTGTTGAATTACCAACAAAAGGAAGTTTATGATACTTTAATGAAGGCAATCGCTGATGAAAATGGTGGTTTATATTTCCTAGATGCCCCTGGTGGAACTGGCAAGACATTCCTTATGTCATTAGTTTTAGCAACTGTTCGGGCGAGATCCAACATAGCGGTTGGATAG